The following coding sequences lie in one Arthrobacter sp. SLBN-122 genomic window:
- the mutM gene encoding bifunctional DNA-formamidopyrimidine glycosylase/DNA-(apurinic or apyrimidinic site) lyase yields the protein MPELPEVEVVRRGLVNWVRGRTIGAVDVIDPRSIRRHALGAGDFIGNLEGATVSDVVRRGKFLWMPLVDATAPLPGNPEDSPVPGVALMAHLGMSGQLLMQGPGVPDEKHLKVRFRLSPRDGMPDQLRFVDQRIFGGLFVTALVPTDDGGPGGLAEFPLPLIAEEAAHIARDPLDPAFSFDLFYRRLRKRKTGLKRALLDQGLVSGIGNIYADEALWRAKLHYARPTDTLRRGEAQRVLDAAREVMLDALAAGGTSFDSLYVNVNGASGYFDRSLNAYGRQGEPCRRCAAAGIQAIIRREQFMNRSSHTCPVCQPRPRNGRW from the coding sequence GTGCCTGAACTGCCCGAGGTGGAAGTGGTGCGCCGCGGCCTGGTGAACTGGGTCCGCGGCAGGACCATCGGCGCTGTGGACGTCATTGATCCGCGCTCCATCCGGCGCCACGCCCTCGGGGCCGGGGACTTCATCGGCAACCTCGAAGGCGCTACGGTGTCCGACGTCGTGCGCCGCGGCAAGTTCCTGTGGATGCCGCTGGTGGACGCCACCGCCCCGCTTCCCGGGAACCCCGAAGATTCCCCCGTGCCGGGCGTGGCACTCATGGCGCACCTTGGCATGAGCGGGCAGCTGCTGATGCAGGGCCCCGGCGTTCCCGATGAAAAGCACCTCAAGGTCCGGTTCCGGCTGAGCCCCCGTGACGGCATGCCGGACCAGCTGCGCTTCGTGGACCAGCGGATCTTCGGCGGCCTCTTTGTCACCGCCCTGGTACCCACGGACGACGGCGGCCCGGGCGGCCTCGCGGAATTCCCCCTTCCACTCATCGCAGAGGAAGCGGCCCACATCGCCCGGGATCCCTTGGACCCCGCGTTCTCGTTCGATCTTTTCTACCGCCGCCTGCGCAAACGCAAAACGGGGCTGAAACGGGCTTTGCTGGACCAGGGCCTGGTCTCGGGAATCGGAAATATCTACGCAGATGAAGCGCTGTGGCGCGCCAAGCTGCATTACGCCCGGCCCACGGACACCCTTCGCCGGGGCGAGGCGCAACGGGTCCTCGATGCCGCCCGGGAGGTCATGCTCGATGCCCTGGCAGCAGGAGGAACGAGCTTTGATTCGCTGTACGTCAACGTCAACGGTGCCTCAGGCTACTTCGACCGGTCCCTCAACGCCTACGGCCGCCAGGGTGAGCCGTGCAGGAGATGCGCGGCAGCAGGAATCCAGGCGATCATCCGCCGCGAGCAGTTCATGAACCGCTCGTCCCACACCTGCCCGGTGTGCCAGCCGCGGCCCCGCAACGGCCGCTGGTAA
- the rnc gene encoding ribonuclease III, whose protein sequence is MSSTEELLKRLGVTIDAGTLRLALTHRSYAYENGGIPTNERLEFLGDSILGFSVTDALYRDNPELPEGELAKRRSAVVSTRALAGIGRSLGIGEYIYLGQGEKLTHGKNKASILADTMEALIGATYVSNDIETARQLVMRLVGPLLKDAAVLGAGTDWKTNIQELAASRQLGSIHYAVDGSGPDHARTFTAVLNIGGTAYGKGSGHSKKEAEQEAAADAWRVLSGAAAQVAPGTSAGSVAAK, encoded by the coding sequence ATGTCTTCAACTGAAGAGCTTCTGAAGCGTCTCGGTGTCACTATTGACGCCGGGACGCTTCGTCTTGCGCTCACCCACCGTTCATACGCGTACGAGAACGGCGGCATACCCACCAACGAGCGGCTCGAGTTCCTGGGCGACTCCATTCTGGGATTCTCCGTCACCGACGCCCTCTACCGGGACAACCCGGAGCTGCCCGAAGGCGAACTCGCCAAGCGCCGCTCCGCCGTCGTCAGCACCCGGGCCCTGGCCGGCATCGGCCGGAGCCTCGGCATCGGGGAGTACATCTACCTGGGTCAGGGCGAAAAGCTCACCCACGGCAAGAACAAAGCCTCCATCCTCGCGGACACCATGGAGGCCCTGATCGGGGCCACCTACGTTTCCAACGACATCGAGACCGCGCGCCAACTGGTCATGCGTCTGGTCGGTCCCTTGCTGAAGGACGCCGCCGTCCTGGGCGCCGGCACCGACTGGAAGACCAACATCCAGGAGCTCGCCGCCAGCCGGCAGCTGGGCAGCATCCACTACGCAGTGGACGGCTCCGGCCCGGACCATGCCCGCACCTTCACGGCGGTGCTGAACATCGGCGGCACGGCCTATGGCAAGGGCTCGGGCCATTCCAAGAAGGAAGCCGAACAGGAAGCGGCAGCCGACGCCTGGCGCGTACTCTCCGGTGCCGCGGCCCAGGTTGCACCCGGCACCTCCGCAGGCTCCGTAGCAGCCAAGTAG
- the rpmF gene encoding 50S ribosomal protein L32, which produces MAVPKRKMSRSNTRARRSQWKATAPHLVKTVENGQVTYSLPHQAKVVTDSAGTALFLEYKGRKVADV; this is translated from the coding sequence GTGGCTGTTCCCAAGCGGAAAATGTCTCGCTCGAATACCCGCGCCCGCCGCTCGCAGTGGAAGGCGACCGCCCCCCACCTGGTGAAGACCGTCGAGAACGGCCAGGTCACCTACAGCCTGCCGCACCAGGCAAAGGTCGTTACCGACTCTGCCGGCACTGCGCTGTTCCTTGAGTACAAGGGCCGCAAGGTCGCTGACGTCTAA
- a CDS encoding YceD family protein, translating into MAFDVKDLGRSPGSMRTLKEHVPAPGDLGVALIGVQEGSDVELDLRLEAVHEGILVSGTVLAEVTGECGRCLDPLAYDLEVNVQELFFYEGVPLSDGEEDEEQRRVEHDVIDLEPVLRDAVVTNLPFQPVCREDCQGLCSECGVRLEDEPGHHHEVLDPRWAALADMAKPDRQN; encoded by the coding sequence CTGGCGTTCGACGTCAAGGACCTCGGACGCAGTCCGGGAAGCATGCGGACGCTGAAGGAACATGTACCCGCACCGGGTGATCTTGGTGTGGCGCTCATTGGTGTTCAGGAAGGCTCGGATGTCGAGCTGGATCTGAGGCTTGAGGCCGTACACGAAGGAATTCTGGTATCAGGAACCGTGCTTGCCGAAGTTACAGGTGAGTGCGGCCGATGCCTGGATCCCCTTGCGTATGACCTTGAGGTCAATGTGCAAGAACTTTTCTTCTACGAGGGCGTCCCGCTTTCGGACGGAGAAGAAGATGAAGAGCAACGTCGAGTCGAGCACGATGTAATCGATCTTGAACCGGTGTTGCGGGACGCGGTTGTCACCAATCTGCCGTTCCAGCCGGTGTGCCGGGAAGACTGCCAGGGCCTTTGCTCCGAATGCGGAGTTCGCCTGGAAGACGAGCCGGGGCACCACCACGAGGTCCTGGATCCTCGCTGGGCTGCCCTAGCTGATATGGCTAAGCCTGACCGGCAAAATTGA
- the coaD gene encoding pantetheine-phosphate adenylyltransferase: protein MRRAVCPGSFDPIHNGHLEVIARAAGLFDEVIVAISTNYAKKYMFSLEERLEMARETLALLKGIVVEPVGEGLLAEYCRQRGVSAIVKGLRSSSDFDYELPMATMNRQLSGVETVFLPAEASYVHLSSTLIKEVSVLGGSVSDYVPRSVHRRLVSGEPSPDQQPKR, encoded by the coding sequence ATGAGACGCGCTGTGTGCCCCGGATCCTTCGACCCCATCCACAACGGCCATCTCGAAGTCATCGCACGGGCTGCCGGCCTCTTTGACGAGGTCATCGTGGCCATCTCCACCAACTACGCCAAGAAGTACATGTTCAGCCTGGAGGAACGCCTGGAAATGGCTCGCGAAACCCTGGCGCTGCTTAAGGGGATCGTGGTGGAACCGGTGGGCGAGGGGCTCCTGGCGGAGTACTGCCGGCAGCGCGGTGTGTCGGCCATCGTCAAGGGACTGAGGTCCTCGTCGGACTTTGACTATGAGCTTCCCATGGCCACCATGAACCGGCAGCTGAGTGGGGTGGAGACCGTCTTCCTCCCGGCCGAGGCCAGCTACGTCCATCTGTCGTCCACCCTGATCAAAGAGGTGTCGGTCCTGGGTGGCAGCGTGTCGGACTACGTCCCCCGATCGGTGCACCGCCGGCTGGTTTCCGGCGAGCCTTCGCCGGATCAGCAGCCAAAGCGGTAG
- a CDS encoding aminotransferase class I/II-fold pyridoxal phosphate-dependent enzyme yields the protein MHPPRELSTPLAPAPWQRTALGANLLAPDGGLGVTIFEEMTTLAVQTGAINLGQGFPDEDGPAEIREAARAAIAAGANQYAPGKGLPELRRAVAAHQERFYGLRPDPDTEVIITTGATEGIAASLLAFAGPGDEVLTFEPFYDSYGAVIGLSGASHVTVPLTAPDFMPDLAALDAAFNERTKVVLLNNPHNPTGAVFPPAVLQRVVELAGKHGSIIITDEVYEHLTFGVAHTPVATLPGAAARTITISSAGKTFSLTGWKIGWLSGPEELVSAVRTVKQFLTYSSGTPFQGAIAAGLALPDDFYTGIAAALGKKRDILSAGLRAAGFDVFTPQGTYFVNVDTAPLGITDALDLARRLPALVGVAAIPVPVFCHPEGAERMRSLLRFAFCKKTEVLEEAAARLATLGGRL from the coding sequence ATGCATCCACCACGGGAACTTTCCACCCCCCTGGCACCTGCGCCCTGGCAGCGCACAGCGCTCGGAGCCAACCTCCTGGCCCCCGACGGCGGACTGGGTGTCACCATCTTCGAAGAGATGACCACCCTGGCCGTCCAAACCGGGGCGATCAACCTGGGGCAGGGCTTCCCTGACGAGGACGGGCCGGCCGAAATCCGGGAGGCGGCCCGGGCAGCCATCGCGGCGGGGGCCAACCAGTACGCCCCCGGCAAGGGCCTGCCCGAACTCCGTAGGGCGGTGGCCGCACACCAGGAACGCTTCTACGGGCTCAGGCCGGACCCTGACACCGAGGTCATCATCACCACCGGGGCCACGGAAGGCATCGCAGCCTCCCTGCTGGCCTTCGCCGGACCGGGCGACGAGGTCCTGACGTTCGAGCCTTTCTACGACTCTTACGGCGCAGTCATTGGACTGTCCGGCGCCTCCCACGTGACCGTGCCGCTGACCGCCCCGGACTTCATGCCGGATCTGGCAGCATTGGATGCGGCCTTCAACGAGCGGACCAAAGTGGTACTGCTGAACAATCCGCATAACCCCACCGGCGCTGTCTTTCCACCGGCTGTCCTGCAGCGCGTGGTGGAGCTGGCGGGAAAGCACGGCAGCATCATCATCACCGACGAGGTGTACGAGCACCTCACCTTCGGCGTGGCCCATACCCCGGTCGCCACCCTTCCGGGCGCCGCAGCCCGCACCATCACCATTTCCTCTGCCGGAAAGACGTTCTCGCTGACCGGCTGGAAGATCGGCTGGCTGAGCGGACCGGAAGAACTGGTCTCCGCCGTCCGCACGGTAAAGCAGTTCCTTACCTACAGCTCAGGCACGCCCTTCCAGGGAGCGATCGCCGCCGGCCTGGCCCTGCCCGACGATTTCTACACCGGCATCGCCGCCGCCCTTGGGAAGAAACGGGACATCCTCAGCGCCGGACTCCGGGCGGCTGGGTTTGACGTCTTCACACCGCAGGGAACCTACTTCGTCAACGTAGACACTGCTCCGCTGGGCATCACGGACGCCCTGGACCTGGCCCGCCGCCTGCCGGCACTGGTGGGCGTGGCGGCCATTCCGGTTCCCGTCTTCTGCCACCCGGAAGGTGCGGAGCGGATGCGAAGCCTGCTCCGGTTTGCCTTCTGCAAGAAGACCGAGGTCCTGGAGGAGGCCGCGGCGCGGCTGGCCACCCTGGGCGGCAGGCTCTGA
- a CDS encoding spermidine synthase, producing MSGGSGGTASRFLRTTGQHATIETDACTDGGYVLSIGGAEQSHVNLDRPEDIFYEYLRRIGHLVDLAAPPGRPISALHLGAGALTLARYIQATRPGSVQYAVELERELLDFVLRHLPMPEGTDLTTIIGDAREALGALDPGLRFDVVILDIFSGPEAPAHIATSGFYREARERLRPDGLLIVNVGDEAALTLVRSQVAAMRDVMADVGAVAEAGMFEGRYPGNIILAGTQGPWPEAWTAELTARGPHPARVLAGVDLDPFSG from the coding sequence ATGTCCGGCGGCAGCGGCGGGACTGCCAGCCGCTTCCTGCGGACCACGGGCCAGCACGCCACCATCGAAACCGATGCATGTACTGATGGCGGCTATGTCCTCAGCATCGGCGGAGCCGAACAGTCCCACGTCAACCTGGACCGGCCGGAGGACATCTTTTATGAGTACCTTCGCAGGATTGGACACCTGGTGGATCTGGCGGCCCCGCCCGGCCGGCCGATCAGCGCCCTCCACCTCGGAGCCGGGGCCCTGACGCTGGCGCGGTACATCCAGGCCACCCGCCCCGGCTCGGTGCAGTACGCGGTTGAGCTGGAACGCGAGCTGCTGGACTTTGTCCTTCGGCACCTTCCCATGCCCGAGGGGACCGACCTGACCACCATCATCGGCGATGCCCGTGAAGCGCTTGGTGCGCTCGATCCCGGCCTAAGGTTCGACGTCGTAATCCTGGACATCTTTTCCGGCCCGGAAGCTCCGGCCCACATCGCCACCAGCGGCTTCTACCGTGAGGCCAGGGAACGTTTGCGCCCGGACGGCCTGCTGATCGTCAATGTGGGCGACGAGGCGGCCCTCACGCTGGTCAGGAGCCAGGTGGCGGCGATGCGGGATGTGATGGCGGATGTGGGCGCCGTTGCGGAAGCCGGCATGTTCGAGGGCAGGTACCCGGGCAACATCATCCTGGCAGGGACGCAGGGTCCATGGCCGGAAGCCTGGACAGCTGAATTGACCGCGCGTGGCCCCCACCCTGCACGTGTCTTGGCGGGAGTCGACCTGGACCCCTTCTCGGGCTAG
- the rsmD gene encoding 16S rRNA (guanine(966)-N(2))-methyltransferase RsmD yields the protein MTRIIAGAAGGTPLAAVPGSLTRPTTDRVKEALFSRLDAFEVIAGARVLDLYAGSGSLGVESASRGAKTVDLVESDTKASAVCQRNADLINGVLGRKTVTVHRSKVEPFLDRAAESAAWDLVFLDPPYPLEDAALAAVLQKLAAHLVPGAVVVVERSSRSPEPQWPDGMTRFAEKKYGETRLWYAEPFVPDAIAADDLADAAGPEAAGPGTPGD from the coding sequence GTGACCAGGATTATTGCCGGGGCTGCCGGCGGCACGCCACTGGCGGCCGTTCCAGGGTCCTTAACCAGGCCAACCACGGACCGGGTGAAGGAAGCGCTGTTTTCCCGCCTCGACGCCTTTGAAGTCATTGCCGGCGCGCGGGTTTTGGATCTTTATGCGGGCTCGGGTTCGCTGGGGGTGGAAAGCGCCAGCAGGGGAGCAAAGACGGTGGACCTGGTTGAGTCGGATACCAAGGCCAGTGCTGTGTGCCAGCGCAACGCGGACCTCATCAACGGGGTGCTGGGCCGCAAAACCGTTACCGTGCACCGTTCCAAGGTGGAGCCTTTCCTGGACCGCGCCGCGGAATCAGCTGCCTGGGACCTGGTGTTCCTGGATCCGCCGTACCCATTGGAGGATGCCGCGCTCGCAGCGGTGCTGCAGAAGCTTGCCGCGCACCTGGTCCCCGGTGCCGTCGTGGTGGTGGAACGCTCGTCGCGCTCCCCGGAGCCGCAATGGCCGGATGGGATGACGCGGTTCGCAGAGAAGAAATACGGGGAAACCCGGTTGTGGTACGCCGAACCGTTCGTGCCCGATGCCATCGCTGCGGACGACCTGGCGGACGCTGCCGGGCCTGAAGCTGCCGGGCCTGGCACCCCTGGGGACTAG
- a CDS encoding ATP-dependent DNA helicase RecG translates to MSAELDLALERRIGKRSAAVIEKHLGITTVEGLLNYFPRRYLMRGELTPISGLPLNEEVTLIARVLSTSTRHMQARRGTITDVIVSDDDGQQGLRLVGGTDYRGKVPGTLKISFFNGYKAKAELLQGRRALFSGKVTSFKGQLGLTNPDFQLLDDDPFVQGSGDPEKIAAMPIPVYPATAKLPSWRIQKVINTLLETADLGSLPDPVPPAVAGREAFLPVADAYRLIHAPETAADWKRARDRFRYQEALVLQSALARRRAQLAAEEATARRPVRDGILAAFDQNLPFTLTAGQAAVGNTLAAELAQAAPMNRLLQGEVGSGKTVVALRAMLQVIDAGGQAALLAPTEVLAAQHYDSIRRTLGVLSSDGLLGGLAGADGPSVQVTLLTGSMPTAARKQAMLDAASGTAGIIIGTHALLSDNVSFYDLGLIVVDEQHRFGVEQRDALRAKARKPPHLLVMTATPIPRTVAMTVFGDLETSTLDELPKGRAPITTHLVGLAENPAWAARIWARAREEIDAGHQVYVVCPKIGTDDDGDFSPGEAAPSGVEGEEARELASVTAVVDHLLAEPSLAGVPLAPLHGRQDPELKTETMAGFTANRIKLLVSTTVIEVGVDVHNATLMVILDADRFGISQLHQLRGRVGRGGLPGTCLLVTALEPGHPSRRRLDAVAATTDGFVLSQEDLKLRREGDILGASQSGGRSTLKLLRVLEHEDVIARAREDAQAIVAGDPLLSGCPELADAIEKYLNPEKEAFLERG, encoded by the coding sequence ATGAGCGCTGAGCTGGACCTGGCCCTGGAGCGCCGGATCGGAAAGCGCTCCGCCGCCGTCATCGAGAAACACCTCGGCATCACCACTGTCGAGGGCCTCCTGAACTACTTCCCCCGGCGTTACCTCATGCGCGGTGAGCTGACGCCCATCAGCGGGCTGCCACTCAATGAGGAGGTCACCCTCATTGCCCGGGTGCTTTCCACCAGCACCCGGCACATGCAGGCACGGCGGGGGACCATCACCGACGTCATCGTTTCCGACGACGACGGGCAGCAGGGGCTCCGGCTGGTGGGGGGCACGGACTATCGCGGCAAAGTGCCCGGGACCCTCAAGATCAGCTTCTTCAACGGCTACAAGGCAAAAGCTGAACTGCTGCAGGGACGGCGCGCCCTGTTCTCCGGAAAGGTCACCAGCTTCAAGGGCCAGCTGGGCCTCACCAACCCGGACTTCCAGCTCCTGGACGATGACCCGTTCGTCCAGGGCAGCGGTGATCCGGAGAAAATCGCCGCGATGCCCATCCCGGTCTATCCGGCCACGGCAAAGCTGCCCAGCTGGCGGATCCAGAAGGTGATCAACACCCTGCTCGAAACCGCGGACCTGGGCTCGCTGCCGGACCCGGTGCCGCCTGCAGTCGCTGGGAGGGAAGCCTTCCTGCCCGTGGCGGATGCCTACAGGCTCATCCATGCGCCCGAAACAGCCGCCGACTGGAAACGCGCACGGGACCGGTTCCGTTACCAGGAAGCCCTGGTGCTGCAATCCGCGCTGGCCAGGCGGCGGGCCCAGCTCGCCGCCGAGGAAGCCACCGCCCGGCGTCCTGTCCGCGACGGCATCCTGGCTGCCTTCGACCAAAACCTGCCCTTCACGCTCACGGCCGGCCAGGCCGCCGTCGGCAACACCCTCGCGGCGGAACTGGCGCAAGCTGCCCCCATGAACCGGCTGCTGCAGGGCGAAGTGGGCTCCGGGAAGACCGTGGTGGCGCTGCGGGCCATGCTGCAGGTCATCGACGCCGGCGGGCAGGCTGCGCTCCTGGCGCCCACCGAAGTGCTCGCTGCGCAGCACTACGACTCCATCCGCCGCACCCTGGGCGTGCTCTCCAGCGACGGACTCCTGGGCGGGCTGGCCGGGGCCGATGGTCCTTCCGTGCAGGTCACCCTCCTGACCGGGTCCATGCCCACGGCGGCGCGGAAACAGGCGATGCTGGACGCCGCCTCGGGGACGGCGGGAATCATCATCGGCACCCATGCCCTGCTCAGCGACAATGTTTCCTTCTACGACCTCGGCCTGATCGTGGTGGACGAACAGCACCGCTTCGGCGTGGAACAGCGGGACGCCCTGCGGGCCAAGGCACGGAAGCCCCCGCACCTGTTGGTCATGACCGCCACGCCCATTCCCCGTACCGTGGCGATGACCGTGTTCGGCGACCTCGAGACCTCCACGCTCGACGAACTGCCGAAGGGGCGCGCCCCGATCACCACGCACCTCGTGGGCCTGGCGGAGAATCCCGCCTGGGCGGCCCGGATCTGGGCACGCGCCAGGGAAGAGATCGACGCCGGCCACCAGGTGTACGTGGTCTGTCCCAAGATCGGAACGGACGACGACGGCGACTTCAGCCCGGGGGAGGCGGCACCTTCCGGCGTGGAAGGGGAGGAGGCGCGGGAGCTCGCGTCGGTCACCGCCGTCGTGGACCATCTGCTCGCCGAGCCCTCGCTGGCCGGGGTTCCGCTGGCTCCCCTGCACGGGCGCCAGGACCCGGAGCTGAAGACGGAGACCATGGCCGGCTTCACCGCCAACCGCATCAAGCTGCTCGTCTCCACCACCGTGATCGAGGTGGGGGTGGACGTCCACAACGCCACCCTGATGGTCATCCTTGACGCCGACAGATTTGGTATTTCCCAGCTGCACCAGCTCCGCGGCCGCGTGGGCCGCGGCGGCCTGCCGGGAACCTGCCTGCTGGTCACCGCCCTGGAACCCGGCCACCCAAGCCGGCGGCGGCTCGATGCCGTCGCGGCCACCACTGACGGGTTTGTCCTCTCGCAGGAGGACCTCAAGCTGCGGCGCGAGGGCGATATCCTGGGCGCTTCCCAATCCGGCGGACGGTCCACGTTGAAACTGCTGCGGGTCCTCGAACACGAAGACGTGATTGCCCGGGCCAGGGAAGACGCCCAGGCAATCGTTGCCGGCGACCCTTTGCTGTCCGGCTGCCCGGAACTGGCCGATGCCATCGAGAAGTACCTCAACCCTGAGAAGGAGGCGTTCCTTGAACGCGGTTAG
- a CDS encoding DAK2 domain-containing protein: protein MKRWLGKAETALGNHSDRLNAINIFPVADGDTGTNLYLTVRAAARSLVLADGQPAPVDVGEVLATAGQAAMEEARGNSGTLFSVFLCAAAEPLAGHTRLTSTLLSAALNRAQIRAWSALSDPVPGTMLSVMEAAARAAAAVDAAQDGDDSNHALGLALDAAVEGALAAVIHTEEQLDALHSAHVVDAGGVGMLLILDCLRSAVLGEELQSELLDGLHGYDVSDPHIHTSMPDDDGVEVMCTISLSPLNAATLRQRLDEIGESVIMSQVGSGPDPEGNYRWRVHVHVPDPGPAVEIIRSLGEPSQISISELALPRDPDVEKVNTGGHER, encoded by the coding sequence ATGAAGAGGTGGCTGGGCAAGGCTGAAACTGCCCTGGGAAACCACAGTGACCGGCTCAACGCCATCAACATCTTTCCGGTGGCCGACGGCGATACCGGCACCAACCTCTATCTCACCGTCCGGGCTGCCGCCCGTTCCCTGGTCCTTGCAGACGGCCAGCCGGCCCCGGTCGACGTCGGGGAAGTCCTCGCCACCGCCGGGCAGGCCGCCATGGAGGAAGCAAGGGGAAACTCCGGCACTCTCTTTTCCGTGTTTCTTTGTGCCGCGGCAGAGCCTTTGGCCGGCCATACCCGCTTGACGTCCACGCTCCTGTCGGCAGCACTGAACCGCGCCCAGATCCGCGCCTGGTCCGCACTCAGCGATCCGGTTCCGGGAACCATGCTGTCGGTCATGGAAGCGGCGGCCCGTGCGGCAGCCGCCGTCGACGCCGCCCAGGACGGCGATGACAGCAACCATGCGCTGGGCCTCGCCCTGGACGCGGCGGTGGAGGGCGCGCTGGCCGCCGTGATCCACACCGAGGAACAGCTCGATGCGCTGCATTCCGCCCATGTGGTGGATGCAGGCGGCGTGGGCATGCTGCTGATCCTGGACTGCCTCCGCTCCGCCGTCCTGGGCGAAGAACTGCAGAGTGAACTCCTCGACGGCCTCCACGGCTATGACGTCTCCGACCCCCACATCCATACCTCCATGCCTGACGACGACGGCGTGGAGGTCATGTGCACCATCAGCCTTTCGCCCCTGAACGCCGCCACGCTCCGGCAGCGGCTGGACGAGATCGGCGAGTCCGTCATCATGAGCCAGGTGGGCAGCGGTCCGGATCCGGAGGGCAACTACCGGTGGCGGGTGCACGTGCACGTTCCGGACCCCGGTCCGGCCGTGGAGATCATCCGGTCCCTGGGTGAACCGTCCCAGATCAGCATCAGTGAGCTGGCGCTTCCGCGGGACCCGGATGTGGAAAAGGTGAACACCGGCGGGCATGAGCGCTGA
- the thiL gene encoding thiamine-phosphate kinase gives MPEDLRNRVDRQPTVAGLSEAELLDRIFPRLQMTDGHSTSTLLGPGDDAAVIAAPDGRTVISIDTQVQDQDFRLLWPNGYRTTGFDVGWKAAAQNLSDINAMGAHATSMVVSLTLPVDTPVAWVEDLADGLTAGIRELGASHCSVAGGDLGRGREISVTAAVLGTLDGGPPVLRSGARPGDILALAGTVGHAAAGLALLESDIALDTLAPAERAFVDLQCRPRPPLQAGPAARAAGATAMLDISDGLQRDGKRLAAASKVAVALDPAGLTQLADLLAPAAARLGVDGAAWVLGGGEDHGLLATFPAAVQLPPGFTAIGSIHALGTDEGPGVLTAGRTADNGGWDHFAH, from the coding sequence GTGCCTGAAGACCTCCGTAACCGCGTTGACCGCCAGCCCACAGTCGCCGGCCTTTCCGAAGCCGAGCTGCTTGACCGGATTTTTCCGCGCCTTCAGATGACGGACGGCCACAGCACCAGCACGCTGCTGGGGCCAGGCGATGACGCCGCCGTCATCGCAGCCCCGGACGGCAGGACCGTCATCAGCATTGACACCCAGGTCCAGGACCAGGATTTCCGCCTCCTGTGGCCCAACGGCTACCGCACCACCGGGTTCGACGTCGGGTGGAAGGCGGCGGCACAGAACCTCAGCGACATCAACGCCATGGGTGCACACGCAACGTCCATGGTGGTCAGCCTTACGCTCCCTGTTGATACCCCGGTGGCCTGGGTGGAGGACCTGGCGGATGGACTGACAGCGGGGATCCGCGAGCTTGGCGCCAGCCACTGCTCGGTGGCCGGCGGAGACCTGGGCCGGGGCCGGGAGATTTCGGTGACCGCGGCGGTGCTGGGAACGCTGGACGGCGGGCCGCCCGTTCTCCGATCCGGCGCCAGGCCGGGGGACATCCTGGCGCTGGCGGGAACAGTGGGACACGCCGCGGCGGGCCTGGCCCTGCTTGAATCGGACATCGCCTTGGATACGCTCGCCCCGGCGGAGCGCGCCTTCGTGGACCTGCAGTGCCGTCCGCGTCCGCCGCTGCAGGCCGGACCGGCTGCGCGGGCGGCAGGTGCCACGGCCATGCTGGACATTTCGGACGGACTGCAGCGGGACGGCAAGCGCCTGGCCGCCGCCAGCAAGGTGGCTGTCGCCCTCGACCCGGCAGGGCTGACCCAACTGGCGGATCTCCTGGCCCCGGCCGCGGCCCGGCTGGGCGTGGATGGCGCAGCCTGGGTGCTGGGCGGGGGAGAGGACCACGGGCTGCTGGCCACATTCCCGGCCGCCGTTCAGCTGCCACCCGGATTCACTGCGATAGGCTCGATACATGCACTCGGTACCGACGAAGGCCCGGGCGTCCTGACAGCGGGCCGGACCGCGGACAACGGGGGATGGGATCACTTTGCACACTAA
- a CDS encoding DUF3515 domain-containing protein, giving the protein MHHPQLPLSARAARMALAGGIAALFLTACSPAVDVTAAKDAANPLCAPMMVALPDVIGDSKLRKTNSQATAAWGDPSLVILRCGVNVPGPTTDRCVTVNGVDWVIKEGDPVWTLTTYGREPATEILMDPDKISSATVLADLSAAAEKVPSERNCVGQEDLQNLPKSQ; this is encoded by the coding sequence ATGCACCATCCCCAGCTGCCCCTGTCCGCCCGTGCCGCCAGGATGGCGCTGGCTGGGGGAATCGCCGCCCTTTTCCTGACCGCCTGCTCGCCTGCCGTGGACGTCACCGCGGCCAAGGACGCCGCCAATCCGTTGTGCGCACCGATGATGGTGGCATTGCCGGACGTCATTGGGGATTCGAAACTGCGGAAGACCAACAGCCAGGCCACTGCTGCGTGGGGCGACCCATCGCTGGTCATCCTCCGCTGCGGTGTCAACGTGCCGGGACCCACGACGGACCGCTGCGTCACCGTCAACGGCGTCGACTGGGTCATCAAGGAAGGCGACCCCGTGTGGACGCTGACCACCTACGGGCGCGAACCTGCCACGGAGATCCTGATGGACCCGGACAAGATCAGCTCCGCCACAGTCCTCGCAGACCTGTCAGCAGCGGCGGAAAAGGTGCCGTCCGAACGGAACTGCGTGGGCCAGGAAGACCTGCAGAACCTGCCGAAGAGCCAGTAG